The nucleotide sequence attgatACAAAAATAAACTAAGAGCACCGTTTAACAAATAGTTGACCCCTATTACTGGGTGTTCTACCCTAATATGACCCTAATGTGACGTTTACAATTGTCATAGCaggaaattttaatttgtttgtattaTCCTTTAATGATACATAAGTAAATGTATCATTCGGCAAAACTGAAGTGTTTTATAATGTACTAtgttaaaattatactttaaaaatgacaaaaatgagTGAGGCTCTTAAAGTTTCTGTGGTACTTTATATGTTTTGTGGAGTTGGTAAGCGAACAAGTTATTCATACTATATGTAATGGGTCGATCACCATGTGAGGCTCCCGTATTatagacaaaaatatataacgTGTCTACGATCTGGACAATTATGAACAAATTGGAACCTATTGATTAGGGTATTTCTAattatatgaaatattttattttactttacatatatagGTAACATGGtaacaagtgtttttttttttaaatgtgctaAAGTGCAGTGACACGTCTTAGCAAATACATTGGCACGCAAATAATTATCTtattaaatccatactaatattataaatgcgaaagtgtgtttgtgtgtttgtccgtctttcacgccgtaatggagcgacggatcaacgtgatttttggcatagtgatagtttataggcccgagagtgacataggttactttttatcccggaaaatgtacagttcccgagggaacagcgcgcgatatccGGATACCACgcaggcggagccgcgggcaaaagctagtaaatttaataaaaatatgatatgAATAAATTactcatttatatttaataatagtcATTACGTTATAGGTCAAGTAACCGTGTGATAATTGCCATTATCAAGAATGAAGATCATTATTAAGAATATTGAAAACCAgcttgcccgcgactccgtccgcgtagtattcgtttatagatatcccgcgagaactacgCAAATTTCCGGGatcaaaactatcctatgtccttcccggggacttaaactatctgtttaccgaatttcatccaaatcggttcagcggtttagacgagattgagtaacaaacatccagacatccaaacatcttcacaaattttcacatttattattcttgcactggtaacactaaattccaatgtcatctgtctatggctttcaaagttaacgttgtttgcgcgtggtatttttaagtgatatattgtgtttttgtgcgttaaaatgccgaagattatcaataaatagccttggaaggaaaataattcacaatgtataaaagtatttgtcatggAAAAAGCCTGAaggattaaaaaatattcctttaaataacatcaccgacatcgttgtcaatatgactggtaggtatcgtatagtaagtgtaaagaatgttgcaatataaaacgtagaagtgctgccctcgcgtcaggttttgttatattcctggtcagcctttaactACATCACATATAAATTTAGATTACACATACTGTGTAtaactttataataaataactttaaatattattttatacatttataattactttaaatctACTTCTTACTTGTAACAcgaatacaattttaatatattgtAACGTTGTGTTTTCTTCCATGACTCGAACTGCCCGAGATCCGATTAATCtggcaattattttaatatattttttcgccTCTTGatctcatattaaatagcataagaCAAGTTTaagagggactgcacgacacgaacttcgagtttcgagtttcgtatagCCCTGCTGGATAGTTTTCGCAGGACGGAAAACTCAACGGTTAAAGTCATTTACTTGAAAtatggtacggaaatgtagtttagatgacaatgaaaatgtcaataaaaaatacagtcggcaaaaaaaaaaaaaaaaaaaaacatttgacatttttaataaaaacttgtttttagttTCAGGTTTCGAAAAAGTAACGCTCAAAATAGAaggaataaatttaaattcttcAAAAGATTCGAATGCTACacatttattttacagttttaGTGAACCAAAGGAAATATCTATGAAATGTattattaataaagaaaaatacgGTGTGACGTTATTGGATGGAGAAATGCATGGAAGAGTCTCTTTAGGAACacgtaatgtattttttttttaatcctaaaCTGtaaatctgtgatttacttaatcacgtaTATTAATATAAGAACATACTTATGAAGATTCTGGAAAAATCGAAGTATAGGTAGTCTATTCACCATAAACAGCGCTTGTATCATTATTATGTTGCAAAACGATACTCTGCAGCCACTAAGTATACAACAAGAACGTACGACTACCTATTTAACAAATTACTTAATTCAAATGGTTCTTATTTTATATCCCAttagaaaaaaatgtgaaatgagagccatgttcaatattatgatataataTATGCCTTGGTTGTTGACTTCAACGACAAAAGAAGAGATTTAGGGgcttaaatgtgatgccgtctctatttgttttgttcgaatagactgagacggcatcacatttaaccgtcgcttaacactaatcaatggatggtgaaacagccccttaaatgggtgccaagttcaatgggcagtcctgaaatttatttataacaacacaaaatattataagtaattataacttaggataattatattgaagcctaaggtctggCTTGGCTAGTTCTTATATACGAATTAGTAGGATTttgcattttataaaataagtacctagtggtagaatagtagattgttcaataagggactaaaacaagccataatgacacgagatgttttgccacccgagcagagcgagggtggcagtagttcgagtgtcattatggttgcttagtctcgcgttaaacactctacttttcactttgaatgcgaggaaaaaacgACATCCTATACCATCAAAATTACAATTCTGTTAGAAATATGAGGTTATTTGCACGTCCTAAAAATTGTctataacaattaattaaaatggcGATAAATCCTCTATTTACAAACGccgtgattggctgtttaggggtttccagagtaaataaaaaatatattttaatcccTTGAGATTaataaggagctttagtcccgatatgcagagattAAAGTAACATTTAAGAGCATGACAAGCAAAAAAGTATATGCAACGTTTATAGTTAGTCAAAAAAAAGGTCGTATTGTCCGTTTATTACAACTTgtctgtatttattatttattgtatgtatgtaggtacttacctattatgTGTACCtaacataaatgttttatttttttatattttttctagaaaatacgaaaaaaaccATAGTTTCGTATAATTTTACGCTGGAAAACTCTAATAGAACACTCATTTGTGAAGCAGCAGAATATTTCCCAAAACCAgacgaaaaatacaaaaactcaGTAAATGCCAGCAGGAAGTTGgaaataatagtatattttatatacgAAACAATCACATATAGCACAGATAGCACAGCTAGCACACCTGGCAAGtggtttttaatatgtatttaacccTTTTTCAGGCCACGCGAATTTGGATGTGCTGCcactaaaaattataaaaatcaaaacccgactgcgttaaaaaatactaaaaagcagaaaacaagacgtggacgtagtggtctagaactctattaaatagctaacttaaacttcagcAGTCGGGACTCATTAGACTAAGAATTTTTGTGCTGGTCGCGATTGGAATAGGTCCCTACTGTTAAAGTTTAAGTTAGCTTCTTAAGAGTTCTAGACCATTACGTCCACGTTTTGTTTTCtgctttttagtattttttaacgcagtcgggtttagattttttaaatttaaagttttatttcatactaaataaataaaaacagatgACTTGTATATGTTTTTGtaatctgttttaaaatctGTTTTTGGTTGCTGGGCGGCCAAGGTGACAGCCggcagttgctaggggcaacgcgaGTTTGGACTCTTTTGATTCATCTTGACGCGTACTTTgataaccaggggcaaaaagtacagtcggcaaaaaaccccgactttgtcacttcaaagttcaatatctcaaaaacggctaaaccgattttgataatacaagtctaagaaccatcgatagaaaacctgaatttaaataaaaaaaaccgcattaaaatcggtccacccgttgaagagctacggtgccacagacagacagacacagacacacatagcggtcaaacttaaagcactctttttgcgtcgggggttaaaaaaagcttgtattcgattttttttacaaaaacgtaTAGctactgtttttaaaacatagTACGGAGATACAGAACCCTTCATCTTGTACCCGACTCGTaattgatagttttttttatttttgcaggaaAAGATACATCCTTCTTGGAAGAAAATTGGCCAATCATAGCGATATGCTGTGTTGTCGTGCTTATTATATGCGTTGTAGCTTGCTTGGTAAAAGTTTTGTGTACCAGGAACAAATCTCAGGTAAGAAAGAAAGcaatatcccatcaaaacataaatgtgaaatgagagccaagttcaatattatagaaagaaagaaagaaagaaagaaaatacatttattcggaaaagtaacaaacttgaacgattacataaataaataacacagacAAGGAAAGCAGTTACcattcacgaaacggacccacctcagcataatgccggctcaggagctagcgctggtcttccggtgggaccgtgaggccgtcattgcaagCTGCGCGCACGACCGGACCGTGTCTATTGTGAACGCGACCGTTTAAAgtcagcgctaccaacacaagcATGTCATGTGCATGACATTGACAACTGACACGGCCAACCATACGCTCAGCAAGCAAgacgaaaaacaaacaaacaataacaattttcaattataaaatacaatatgtaGCGATATTAATCGAATAGTGTGAAATTATGATATAtgtatatgccttgattgttgactttaacaacaaaagaagtgagatctacttaaatgggtgccaagttcaatggtcagtcctgaaatttatttataacagcataacatattttataacagcttaaaatatcattcattttcttcttataacttaggataatacgATAATACCTATATCGAAgcctaaggtctgacttggctagttctcatatacgaattattattaagtacctgcTAAAACTTTACAACTTGCGAAGGCttcaacatattattattctaagttataagaagaaattatattttaagttgtaataaaatattttatgttgttacaaataaaattcgggactgaccattgaacttggcactcATTTAGACCTCACTTCTTATGttgttaaagtcaacaatcaaggcatatatcataatactGAACTTGGCACTCGTTTAGACCTCACTTCTTATGttgttaaagtcaacaatcaaggcatatatcataatattgaacttaattctcatttcacatttatgttttgatgggatatcatgactttttgaaatttaatttaaaaattataataaaatgatacatttttactagtttctgatttattcctttgtattcatccaactacctatctggatgccaaatttgaactttctaggtcatctggaattgggttagaattttgatctataggtgagtcagtgataaaaagtcgatttttggatgttaatatctaaataaccgtttgaggtgtgtttatgaaatttggagcacataaGTATGTCACAAGTTTCAacaaatgagccaaatttgacatgtttatataaatgtgaaaattgtgaaatagtttttgagttattacgGGTTCAAAAGCGGGTCCAAATGGAATGAATGGtgtgtaaaattacacacggtgctgatCGCCAGCTCTGTTaacttgaacttggcttgaaaCGCTACCTAATGTctagaaaaataaatcatacTCATTTCAAATCAAAGACATCCTGGAcaatcctggtagtccgaccagtatcgtctccgcaggacggaaatcCTCAACgcttaatggcatcgacttgaaatttggtacggaaatgtagtttggatgacaatgaaagaaagaaagaaagaaaataatttatttataacagcaatgacacattattagtaaaaataacaataagaaatgttgccgctataaaaaggtcccggctcagcatatcgctggttgaaaaccagcactggtcttccgccgggccacaggagagtgaaatgcaattacaaaacaaagtacagtcagcgaaaaaagcatgtattaattttttttattttaacaaaaaccttttttacagcCACCCGATGATTATGTGAATTTGACAAGCGATCGCGCTGTTAACTACCCAGCACAAACGGTTCCAAATCGAACTATGCCTAAAATACAGTCTAATTACTGTAATCCCAAAGACTTACAGGTAAGCCACTGAGTAGGTGCCTCTGAGCATGGGCACAGCACAAAGAAGGTTcagtacaccgtcttcatacaaacggccggaacgcgacttatacctacgcgccacgaattcccagcatacctcggcaaccatcagtcgcgagtgctgcgcggttacgtacggactcacgcgcatttattacgtaccttaatatgtcacaacgatataaacagtattgttcggtgtacggatgtttaaattcatctaataataatacaatataacaaaaaacgtatctattgaagttatttatcagaatgcgaattttttATGCTCTTTAATTCGCACATCCTggaagaggcgcaaatacttctccgtagctaatttgtaggtaaaatataaataaaaccttttaaaacataatacgttGTTTGgcttattaaaataacgtaaaatgctttttttcaaacactacttagtccatttttaaatctctcctaatcctttccctatAGACGGAGAGCAGACTGCAAAAtctcgtacctacttgataccgcgatgaaacgcacaaggtttcccataaaactgatgctgagtcctaatttgatagtctgccacggcggaacttgccgaaagcaccaaaaaaatagtcacttccggcgtcatttaacccatctgatactgaaataatagtcatggcattagttaggaatttactggtagatacagaaaagcgaaatatgtcattattttttttgccgaaagtgctcggcagacgctctcaaaggtgaccaccaggacccctaaataaacccatctgataccagcatgaaaccaattccagtcggtaggtatgaaccttcatttccggaatatataagtctgccaatgctgtttctgccgaaacaccttgacatacGAGATTATGTGAGCAACCTCTACTCCGCTcaatatagacatttcaatttccaTAAATTCCGATAAAGCTTAGTTTTGGTGGAGACCTTGGGtacaccattaggaataaagtgtcaaaagtcccCATTGATCCCATATGTGCAAAAAGTTATTCGGGCACTAGTTGcgctttgtttatttctttattatacaatttttctgtaaataaattTCTTCTACTTCTATACCAgttcagattttagagggggggggggacgctcgatttcaatgaaaatttgctctttcaagttgaacatttcgcaaacagatcactgaatagaaaaattggcGGAGCAAccccgcaatggttttaaaatacctatccaacgataccccacaatatagggttagtcgagaaaaaaaataacacccaCTTTACatgtatgggaggtaccctaaaaatttttttttacttttttaattgtaccactttgtcggcgtgactgatatgtatattcatgtgaaattacagctttctagtactaacggtctctgagcttacccgcggacagacagacggacagacatggcgaaactataagggttcctagttgactacggaaccctaaaaatcgtgcaaattgcattacattgctcgattgtgaccactacaaactcgttggctttacggcctcacagtgtaatgcaacttgcacgattctAATTATAAGTATTCTTCTTGCAGTACACGGCTTAACGCTCTAGCGGTCGTGATAACATTTTCCCGTCTCTTTCCACCCTCATTCTATATACCGTTTGACGGAAAGAAGTGATGAATCTACCGTGATAGACAATATTGATTATCTTATAATTGAACAGTGCATGATCCTTAATGTAATGAGTTTACGAATGTATGAATTCGAAATAAGTtgtcgtgattttttttttcagacacgCAGAAGTAATATTGAACCTAACTACAGTGAAGTAAAAGAATCTCaggtaataattaatttacattgAGAACTTTTGACAATTGtagtaaaacaaaattttaaaagaaaaaaaaccggccaagagcgtgtcggacacgcccgaaatagagttccgtagccattacgaaaaaaataagtaatatttttctaaggatttcgtattttgtacggaatattccaagtttaggtatattttatatcttaggctgctatttactcttaaactactaataattctcaagaaaacttaaccgttatagttttccttgtaagtttgatatactttaccatcctgaattttacaaaaaattccATTTGCGCTCGatgttattgaaaatttgcactaaagttgaatattttagcaactccgtaatggttttaaaaaacctatacaACGACGCCCACTCTacaggattggatgagaaaaatcaccccactttacgtctatgagaggtactcaaaaaagagtttttaatttttttttttgaaccattttattggcatagtttacatatatattcgtgcaaaattacagctttctagcattgatagtctctgagcaaatctgcggacggacagacagacagacagacagacatggcgaaactatatatcgttgcttaaatacaaaatggccactaaaaaaaaatttttttttcaatcgcaataattgcattttaaatgctatttaacgtgcaactattacaataaaaataaaaaaataaaaaaatatttctggcccttttgtatttaagcagcgatattttggctacggaaccctaaaaagaaaaaacaagtctagtcgcttactacgaagtgcaaaattcgaactttgtgtCTTGCCGTCTTgctggcgcttatattatttaaaacaagagcgagggggacggtacgatacgaacttcgattttggcccagcgatccgaATGCATGCTTTGCCAAGTCCttgcgtaaaaataaaaaaaaaattaacaatcttttttttttttttcagggcgAAGGCTTGTACGCTGAATTAAACCGCCCGGAAGACACGTATGCGGAACCTTATATAGACAAAAATGAGCTGTACGCCCAGCCAATACCGAAAGCGGAAAGACGCAGGAAGGACGATCCTAGCTATGGCAACGTGTTCGGACAGGACTATGTCAATAGTAGGAAATAGTTCACATtgtcattcactcattcacATTCACACATTTTGTGAActagtttttgattttatcaCATTGACAGTTTGATACAATTGTATTAGGTATACtgttaatttgacaaaaattgtttcttttcttAATTTCCTTAATTTGACATttgaattgtaattttcattttgcACCCGTGATTTTACTGTTCattactgttatttttattatatttatagaaataaatacaCCCTTATTATAGAAATATAATGCCACACTGCACACAATAGCTACCTAACAATGATATTTTTTACCACGGAAACCTTTGctatgtaaattatttaattaaaataatggtaAATTAAACtagtaattttgatagtgttttatttcCTTGTAATTACATTTTGATATCGTACTGGCACTGTTACAATGTGATTCGATCATTGCATCTTTGTCCCTCGCGTTGCCTTTCCCAAAAAAGGTTTCtgtgccagcagggctactacgaaactcgaaaatcgaagttcgcgttcgttcggtccctctgacactatacTATTTAAGGCACTTTGTCCCACCGCCAACGAtaagcgagaagcgagcagagcgagtaactagaaacgagtgggcgagcagtgaaaagcgagtgttcgagcacgacgggcgattactcgctccactcgctcgagccgggcggccgccaagctaatagCGCTGAGCGACGCtcagctagttttatagctcttgtcgctgcgacaaaagatgtaagagcgagttgccggcagtgtgaaccgccagcgatcaactattaatatatatgtctcttttactcataCAGGATCTTaaatcttttgttcgtttcttgagcgagaaaatagtcgatagccaatcgtttcctcgccggcggtgagacaactgcctaataCGAGAGctagagggacggcacgatatgaacttcggttttcgaacttcggagtaggccctcggGCTAGTTGGCGCTGGTATAGCAAGGTCCGTTTGACCAGAAGTTTGacaactttaattttttatgttaaataaatctgttacataaacaaaaataatataatgaacCATTATGCAAGAAAGACTAGCGTCAAGCGGACCTCATGATAGTCCGCCATCTAGCGGTAATTAACCTATCAAGAAACTCATTAgtttatagtagattattgtcgtggcctggaagtaggcaattgctggctgagtatgagtattaaacggacgagcttgcgagtccgtatCGCGAAAGATTGGGTGATTAATTGTTTATATCTATATATTTCTATACTTTCATATTGTGGGTAAGACTTGCTTATTATGAGATATATTCCTTCTTTCGCGATGTAGcatatatttaatatacctgAATTCATTTTCTTGTAGGTTGCTAACTCCCAATAGTTCTGCTTCGCTTATATTATTACTGGATGTGTCTCCGCTGGTAATCTCCTTCCACCTCCTGCATAAATTATGGCCAGATGAGTAACCCTGATCACTCCTCCGGCCACGGAGTGTCACGGTCAGACCCGTGGCGCTCCTCGGTGCACTACTTCTCGGTCAACTGTAAAACATAGCTGGTATCAGAACGGCAAGACTCAATCACGTGTCACAATGTTACGACACAGCTCTAAACATACAGGCTCACTCTAGGGGCGAGGGGGTAACCGGACGTCTCCGGGCCCGCTCGCAAAAACAGTACTTGGTCCACTGCGCACGCCAAGATTCTAAATCAACCCAGATCCCGTGTCCCGTAGTGGACAGCGAGATATGCCCCTGGGTTGCCGATGGAGCTGTAGGTAGAGTCCAAGATAGACACCAGTCAGGATGGATCCCACACCATGTGTGTGGGCATGCATCCGAGCTGGCGCCCCACAGGGTGTGATTGGTACAAACAACAGTAAAAACATTAATACGTGATACACCGAAAAGACCATAGGCGCCTCGATCCCGGTGATCAGCAGAAATAGGAATACTCAGGTATACTCAGCTTTGGGAGGAGGAGATACTGCAGTTGCTGCTTGATGACTTCCACAAATGAACTTTATACACATTTCACATTTGACGCTATTAGCCGCCATGCCATAGACTGACAGcagtcacttttttatattcagTGTTGCCACTCCAAAACTAATAAAGCGGGCCACTCACCTAGAGATTCGCGCCTGTCGCGACACTCCCCGGCGGCAAGGCTTTGGAGTGAAGCAATAGCGCAGTCAGGTCTCGCGTCCATTCCCTTGATTCTCTCCATGGCTTTAGTGGCTGCAGCTCGTTTCGACCTCTGGTTCACATCCATATCATTCATCTCAGTTGTATTAGGTAGCGATTCATCTTCATGTTCTGTCGATGCATGTTCTGCGTCTTCATCTTGTACACTAACGTGATCTTCCATCGTCAATGGCATAGGTGCAATGACTTGAGGTTGAGGTATTACAGCTGTTGTTAAATCAGGTGTCAGAGGACGAATTTCCTCCACACTCTCTATATTTAACGTGTCGTGATCAGTGTCACTAAAGGACGAGTTCCTCCTTTACTGCTGATGTTCGCAATAGGCTCTGGAGCATCCTCTATCTCGAGAGGGTAGAGATGTGCGACAGAACGCGTGTACTCAGTGTCCCTACTTGTACTATTGCTGCTCTACATAGACTGTCAGCACTCGGGATCAGTTCTGTAATCTTCCCTACCTTCCAGTCGTTTCTATTCTTGGAGTCGCCCTTGATCTGTACGATCTGACCAGGACTCGGTGTAAGTTTCGAAGTTATTCGCGGTTCTCGCGGCAGATGTCCGTATCTCTCGCGAAGACTTAGTAGGTAACGGTTATAAAACATTTCTTTAAATTCTTTTAGCATGATGAGTGCTCGTTTCCAGCCTTTTATTAATTCTGTCTTCGTTGTGGTCATAATTTGTGGTTCGGACTCATTTTCGGCTTCTTCTAATGTGATTACTTTTCCTGCAGTCAGAAGTCCGAAGGCTTCAAAACATAGTCGGGTTCGGAATCCACGCTAGTGAGCGGTCGTGAGTTAACCACGGCCTCAATCTCTTTAACGATCGTTGAGAGCTGATTATCTTTCAGCATGTGTTTTCCTAGCGTCCTCTTCATGCAATTTTTGACAATACCTATTAAGCGTTCGTAAAATCCACCTGCCCAAGGGGAGAGGGGTATTATGTACCTCCATCTTATCTTCTTGTCAATGcaatattgacttgaaattattTTCTGCTATCAGCTTGAAATGTTGAGCATTATCTGATGTTACTAATGATGGTATTCCTCTCGTAGAGATCATTCTTCTTAGCGCGAGTAAACCTTCTTCAGCCGTAAGGTCTCGTACGACTTCGAGGTGAACCGCTCTCACGACTAAGCATGTAAAAGACAGATCCATCTCTTGCTATTTCCATCTCCGTTGTTTATCAGAAGAGGTCCCATGTAGTCAACACCTGTATAAGTAAACGGTGACGAGTAATTTACTCTCTCTGGAGGTAATGCTGGTGCTGGAGGTAACTTAAAAGGGCCTCCGCGATGCTTATACACTCTGGGCATTTTGCTAATAGTCGCTGTACGTAACTCTTCCCCTTTGGAATCCAGTATGACTCTCTTACTCTGCTCAACGTGTGAGTAGCTTTCATATGATAATTTTCTCTGTGAGTTTTCATGACGAGGTCATTTGTAAATGTGCAGTCTCTGGGTATTAGTATTGGATGACGTTTGTCGAAAGACCATTCTGCATGTTTCATACGGCCATTGCATCGCAACAGTCCGTCTATGTCTTTGAATAATTCCAAATTAATTGCTAAACTCGTTTTCTTTCCTTTGCTTTCTAgtggaaaatattatttttgcaggTCTTTAATGCTCTTCATAGTATCTACTGGTATATTCTCTTCGCGAAATGTCCTGTCTGGTATTTTCTCGTCAATCTCCATTAAGTTTACTGTATCCGAAGGACCCTGCCCCGACGACAGGTCTCGAGTCTCAAATACGGAATGGCTTGGCCATTTTCTTTTTCCTTGTCTTAGGAATTCAGGGCCGTTAAGCCACAGCGTCTTTTTCTTTTCCCATAAATCGGGTCGTGTCGCCAGGTCAGCAGGATTAGCTTCCGTGTTTACATAGCGTAGTTCCAACTGCTTATTTTCTTTGATGGCATCTATTCTCCTCCCAATAAAGGGAGGTAATAATTTATTAGAGTGGACCCAACTTAGAACTATTTTACTGTCCGTCCATAAGTATTCTTTGGTTATTGTGATGCCTATCACGTTCTTGACATATTTCAATAGTTTGCTACCTAAGTAACAACCTAGTAATTCAAGTCTGGGCATGCGCAAATCTTCTCTTTCCTCTTTTGGCACAACCTTTGACTTAGCCATAACGAATGATATGTTCCTTTGTCTTCATTTCCGGCTGTCAAGTAGATCACTGC is from Choristoneura fumiferana chromosome 28, NRCan_CFum_1, whole genome shotgun sequence and encodes:
- the LOC141443930 gene encoding uncharacterized protein, with the translated sequence MYKIVYLLVFSSITIGYCECINVTINIENHGSYFDCKDHEQVNLMIGDNIQLVTKLPGIIRSVDYMWCMDNRNVTVAPGCNSTEIECISKRIPFREYQQGEWECTYFFNTTRPVRPFKLHMGQNYTSLKCKLNFKAVEELWFTGLDPDRRIIEGGTVLSGGYIYVYTYDNGERLNINCQSTPDSKITRWDLEFSAERSKQPKTNLTGRFEIVADDRLNGAMLNCQSRKNSDSTIKNIRLVLKSKTPVPHTRPTMAPSIIPSTRTTKNTKTPISGFEKVTLKIEGINLNSSKDSNATHLFYSFSEPKEISMKCIINKEKYGVTLLDGEMHGRVSLGTQNTKKTIVSYNFTLENSNRTLICEAAEYFPKPDEKYKNSVNASRKLEIIVYFIYETITYSTDSTASTPGKDTSFLEENWPIIAICCVVVLIICVVACLVKVLCTRNKSQPPDDYVNLTSDRAVNYPAQTVPNRTMPKIQSNYCNPKDLQTRRSNIEPNYSEVKESQGEGLYAELNRPEDTYAEPYIDKNELYAQPIPKAERRRKDDPSYGNVFGQDYVNSRK